A single region of the Triticum dicoccoides isolate Atlit2015 ecotype Zavitan chromosome 2B, WEW_v2.0, whole genome shotgun sequence genome encodes:
- the LOC119367065 gene encoding uncharacterized protein LOC119367065 gives MPLPPSRSMVLSPISFRLPSPMDPYVAGGTTRRSGRPDWVLLHKSARISGHRNATTAGCHTTEGHPIEASFWLVDPPGVSYFSVHCPGLNKDFHDEPYILCAEAALVLFSVNFVAVPGRRSIQHFVYRAGPGAPSLDLIPDPDKIRRGDRFGFLPCGGDSEHYAVVFLNRKFAYNKPCRFDLHIFSSATRAWSSKVPSSCLSEDDQALLLNHGTCKSVMVGDSLLGWVDLFSGILLLCDVFGECPVVKYITLPASRIRQTDEHGLPYFASEYCCDVSCCRDDGLIKFVEIEFDDPDRRNRGIQGWRAIMWDRTINSDGWSQRFRVDAANISVDPSYSDLLPELWNGKTGEPELKRLIFYAPTLSKHDDDLLYMMSKVNKEDDKAWVITVDMKREAVEAIAPYSTKGRKLTSWHCPCTFPKYIDPTTSGDHVAMHSTRISAADCVLQVLLSRDWFREIGGRLEIEMPTYHECVSLLDCCPASSVLLDIQEVVKYAFSTGQGKAAPQAVESCSRALEDFEALVRESVRDPSSSTEGMRSKISVALRALDNVLDIVPPTLKALADACHQKGGKTIFDLVEQASDDTEDCKLEGFPDAGNLSQVENKKTVYVTGRSYEVQQGRPHRRRRQNQARGREERAAVPDRRQLEQYVMMIFLCLLFVAYIWAPIDMRLLGHRPLASY, from the exons ATGCCTCTGCCGCCGTCCAGATCCATGGTGCTCTCCCCGATCTCCTTCCGCCTCCCCAGCCCGATGGATCCTTACGTCGCCGGCGGCACCACCCGACGCTCCGGCCGCCCCGATTGGGTCTTACTCCACAAGTCGGCGCGTATCTCGGGACACCGGAACGCGACCACCGCCGGCTGCCACACGACGGAGGGCCACCCCATCGAGGCGTCCTTCTGGCTCGTCGACCCGCCGGGGGTCTCCTACTTCTCCGTCCACTGCCCCGGCCTCAACAAGGACTTCCACGACGAGCCCTACATCCTCTGCGCCGAGGCCGCCCTTGTCCTCTTCAGCGTCAACTTTGTCGCCGTCCCTGGCCGGAGATCCATCCAGCACTTCGTCTACCGAGCCGGCCCGGGGGCACCGTCGCTGGACTTGATTCCGGACCCGGACAAGATCAGAAGAGGCGATCGATTTGGCTTCTTGCCCTGCGGTGGTGATTCCGAGCACTATGCCGTGGTCTTCCTCAACAGGAAATTTGCCTACAATAAGCCTTGCCGTTTCGACCTTCACATCTTCTCGTCGGCGACGCGGGCGTGGAGCAGCAAGGTGCCCTCGTCTTGCTTATCGGAGGATGATCAGGCATTGCTGCTTAACCATGGCACCTGCAAGTCGGTCATGGTCGGAGATAGCTTGCTGGGCTGGGTCGATCTCTTCAGCGGCATCCTCCTCCTGTGCGATGTGTTTGGTGAGTGTCCTGTGGTCAAGTACATCACCTTGCCCGCATCAAGGATTCGCCAGACGGACGAGCACGGCCTCCCTTACTTTGCCTCGGAATACTGCTGCGACGTGTCCTGCTGCCGCGACGATGGTCTGATCAAGTTTGTCGAGATAGAGTTCGATGATCCAGACCGCAGGAACAGAGGCATCCAAGGCTGGAGAGCCATCATGTGGGACAGGACGATAAATTCAGATGGTTGGAGCCAGCGCTTCAGAGTTGATGCTGCTAACATTTCAGTAGACCCAAGTTATTCTGATTTACTGCCTGAGCTGTGGAATGGCAAGACTGGAGAACCAGAACTGAAGAGACTGATTTTCTACGCCCCCACGCTGAGCAAGCACGACGACGATCTTCTGTACATGATGTCTAAGGTGAACAAAGAAGATGATAAGGCCTGGGTCATCACCGTCGACATGAAACGCGAGGCCGTGGAAGCAATCGCCCCGTATTCTACCAAAGGGCGCAAACTCACTTCATGGCACTGTCCATGCACCTTTCCCAAGTACATCGACCCGACGACCTCAG GGGATCACGTGGCCATGCACTCTACGAG GATTAGTGCGGCGGACTGTGTTCTGCAGGTGCTGTTGAGTCGAGACTGGTTCAGAGAAATAG GTGGGCGCCTGGAAATTGAGATGCCAACTTACCATGAGTGTGTATCACTACTTGACTGTTGCCCAGCATCATCTGTGCTTTTAGATATCCAGGAA GTGGTAAAATATGCTTTCTCTACTGGTCAAGGCAAAGCCGCTCCCCAAGCTGTGGAATCTTGCTCACG AGCCTTGGAAGACTTCGAGGCGCTAGTACGCGAGTCAGTGCGTGATCCATCGTCGTCCACCGAAGGCATGAGGAGCAAAATCAGTGTCGCCCTTCGAGCCTTAGACAA CGTCTTGGACATCGTGCCGCCAACCTTAAAGGCGCTCGCGGATGCCTGCCACCAAAAAGGAGGCAAGACGATATTTGATCTTGTTGAGCAGGCAAGTGATGATACAGAGGACTGCAAACTGGAGGGCTTTCCTGATGCTGGCAACCTTTCCCAAGTCGAGAACAAGAAGACGGTCTACGTGACGGGCAGATCTTACGAGGTGCAGCAGGGGCGACCCCACCGGCGAAGGAGGCAGAACCAGGCACGGGGCCGGGAAGAACGAGCGGCGGTTCCAGATCGCCGCCAACTGGAGCAGTATGTGATGATGATTTTCTTGTGCCTGCTCTTCGTTGCCTACATATGGGCGCCGATCGATATGAGGTTGTTAGGCCATCGCCCTTTAGCATCCTACTAG